In Oryza sativa Japonica Group chromosome 3, ASM3414082v1, one DNA window encodes the following:
- the LOC4333125 gene encoding nuclear transport factor 2, translating into MAVQAGTPATPISPQVISGAFVQQYYHILHETPDQVYKFYQDASIVGRPDSNGVMKYVSTTADINKIILSMDFSNYLTEIETADAQLSHQDGVLIVVTGSLTSEGICRRFTQSFFLAPQESGGYVVLNDIFRFIVERPPVAISQVSQENENNQNTATLPETDPNPAGDGMISEPVAVENNVAEGEVTNSTVDGTSIENNATAAVEPPVQMTKEEPRKISVAAPPPPAQKDVTKKSYASIVKVMKEVSLTPVVKPKPAPKHVVKTVEASEKPSVKSSQTVEITPNDNNDAENNTSNDEQGYSVFVKSLPHNVTVQTVEEEFKKFGAIKPGGIQVRNNKIDRFCFGFIEFESQQSMQAAIEASPIHMGGKEVFVEEKRTTTRVVNGVVITRGDNGNAGGGGRYQSGRGGYRGDNFRGRGGGYANSGNYRGGDNFSRRNDLRNRNEFSGRGRGPPPGNGYQNNGFHPARPFQNGNGRFTRVNGPRQTPVAA; encoded by the exons ATGGCAGTGCAAGCTGGAACCCCAGCTACTCCTATAAGCCCCCAAGTG ATTAGTGGTGCATTTGTTCAGCAATATTACCACATTCTACATGAGACACCAGATCAGGTCTATAAGTTCTATCAAGATGCAAGTATTGTTGGTCGGCCTGATTCTAATGGAGTCATGAAATATGTATCAACAACTGCT GATATCAACAAAATAATCTTGTCTATGGACTTCAGCAACTACTTAACAGAGATAGAGACTGCAGATGCACAGTTATCTCACCAGGATGGTGTGCTCATTGTTGTTACTGGATCTTTGACATCTGAAGGCATATGCCGTAGATTTACACAGTCATTCTTCCTTGCACCACAAGAATCTGGTGGCTATGTTGTTCTCAATGATATTTTTAGATTTATAGTGGAAAGGCCACCAGTTGCAATAAGTCAAGTTAGTCAAGAAAATGAGAACAATCAGAACACTGCCACTCTTCCTGAAACTG ATCCTAATCCAGCGGGAGATGGTATGATCTCAGAGCCTGTGGCAGTGGAAAATAATGTTGCGGAGGGGGAAGTGACAAATTCCACGGTTGATGGCACTAGTATTGAAAATAATGCTACTGCTGCTGTCGAACCACCTGTACAAATGACGAAAGAGGAGCCCAGGAAGATCTCTGTTGCTGCTCCTCCCCCTCCAGCTCAGAAGGATGTAACGAAGAAGTCCTATGCGTCGATT GTGAAGGTTATGAAGGAGGTGTCACTAACCCCAGTTGTCAAACCTAAGCCAGCTCCAAAACATGTGGTTAAGACTGTTGAAGCTTCAGAGAAACCTTCTGTTAAAAGTTCTCAAACTGTTGAAATCACTCCGAATGATAACAACGATGCTGAAAATAACACTTCTAATGATG AGCAAGGTTACTCAGTTTTTGTGAAGAGTTTGCCTCACAATGTGACAGTCCAGACGGTTGAGGAAGAGTTCAAGAAATTTGGCGCTATCAAGCCAGGTGGCATCCAAGTTAGGAACAACAAG ATTGACCGGTTCTGCTTTGGTTTTATTGAGTTTGAGTCCCAGCAATCTATGCAGGCAGCAATTGAG GCATCTCCGATTCATATGGGTGGGAAAGAAGTATTTGTTGAGGAGAAAAGAACCACTACCCGAG TTGTGAATGGTGTTGTCATCACGCGTGGTGATAATGGGAATGCTGGTGGAGGCGGACGTTACCAATCTGGAAGGGGAGGCTACCGCGGTGATAATTTCAGGGGACGGGGTGGTGGCTATGCGAACAGCGGAAACTACCGTGGAGGTGATAACTTCAGCAGGAGGAACGACTTGAGAAATCGCAACGAGTTTTCAGGTCGTGGTCGAGGGCCACCGCCTGGGAATGGCTATCAGAACAACGGATTCCATCCAGCAAGGCCGTTCCAGAACGGAAATGGGAGGTTCACCCGAGTCAACGGCCCTAGGCAAACACCGGTTGCGGCATAG